Proteins encoded within one genomic window of Citrobacter amalonaticus Y19:
- a CDS encoding FGGY family carbohydrate kinase, with translation MCAAKKEFIIALDEGTTNAKAVALDAQGQVVAKFSQPLAIQTPREGWVEQSGEVLIDASLDVIAKAINHVGADNVAALAISNQRETAIGWYRQTGKPLNSAITWQCTRSAAYCEELRHENKEHLIKTTTGLPIAPLFSASKMRWLLESVADGPQLAAQGKICLGTIDSWLLWNLTGGETFCCDYSNAARTQLLNLHSGQWDETMLELFHIPRAALPEIKPSSGLFGYTRGLSGIPDGIPVMSMVGDSHAALFGHALGEMGCVKATYGTGSSVMAPVTSAQCDISALATTIAWHDGENIIYGLEGNIPHTGDAVAWMADSTGLSELSDAELAHELNTLPASVESTLGVYFVPALTGLGAPWWDDSARGVICGLSRGVKRAHLIRAALESITYQIADVVVAMQQHEDFSLSALMVDGGPTKNDWLMQYQADLLGCPVMRSDVPELSAIGAALLARKALHPGSLTDLKAFLTVHSAFQPDMARHHRLQKRWQEWRNAVNRTLWKPAPSA, from the coding sequence ATGTGTGCAGCAAAGAAAGAGTTCATCATTGCGCTGGATGAAGGTACTACCAACGCTAAAGCGGTCGCACTGGACGCTCAGGGTCAGGTGGTCGCCAAATTTTCTCAACCGCTGGCCATTCAGACGCCGCGTGAAGGCTGGGTTGAGCAATCCGGCGAAGTATTGATTGATGCATCACTTGATGTGATTGCGAAAGCGATAAACCACGTCGGCGCCGACAATGTCGCGGCTCTGGCGATCAGTAATCAACGTGAAACCGCTATTGGCTGGTATCGCCAGACGGGTAAACCGCTGAATTCCGCCATCACCTGGCAGTGCACACGCAGCGCGGCGTACTGTGAAGAACTGCGCCACGAAAACAAAGAACACCTGATCAAAACCACCACCGGCCTGCCAATTGCGCCGCTTTTTTCTGCCTCTAAAATGCGCTGGCTGCTGGAGTCGGTAGCCGATGGCCCGCAGCTTGCGGCGCAGGGGAAAATCTGTCTGGGTACTATTGACAGCTGGCTGCTGTGGAATTTAACCGGCGGCGAGACCTTCTGCTGCGACTACTCAAACGCAGCCCGCACCCAGTTGCTCAATCTGCACTCCGGGCAGTGGGATGAGACGATGCTGGAGCTGTTCCACATCCCCCGCGCCGCATTACCGGAAATTAAACCCTCCAGTGGATTATTTGGTTATACCCGTGGCCTGAGCGGCATTCCGGATGGTATCCCGGTGATGTCGATGGTCGGCGACTCGCACGCCGCGCTGTTTGGTCACGCCCTCGGCGAGATGGGGTGCGTCAAAGCCACTTACGGCACAGGATCCTCCGTGATGGCACCGGTAACCTCAGCCCAGTGTGATATTAGCGCACTGGCGACCACCATTGCCTGGCACGACGGTGAGAACATCATTTACGGCCTTGAAGGCAACATTCCGCACACGGGCGATGCGGTGGCATGGATGGCAGATAGCACCGGGTTGAGCGAACTTTCTGACGCTGAACTGGCTCATGAACTGAATACGCTCCCCGCCTCCGTGGAGTCAACCCTGGGCGTGTACTTCGTCCCGGCATTAACCGGGCTCGGCGCCCCGTGGTGGGATGACAGCGCGCGCGGCGTGATCTGCGGACTGAGTCGCGGCGTCAAACGCGCCCATCTGATCCGTGCCGCCCTTGAGTCGATTACCTATCAAATCGCCGATGTGGTGGTCGCCATGCAGCAACATGAAGACTTTAGCTTGTCGGCTCTGATGGTTGACGGCGGCCCGACAAAGAATGACTGGTTAATGCAGTACCAGGCAGACCTGCTGGGTTGTCCGGTGATGCGCAGCGATGTGCCTGAACTGTCAGCCATTGGCGCCGCGTTACTGGCGCGCAAAGCGCTCCACCCTGGCTCGCTCACTGATTTAAAAGCTTTTTTAACCGTACACAGCGCATTTCAGCCCGATATGGCCCGCCATCATCGTCTGCAAAAAAGATGGCAGGAGTGGCGCAATGCGGTGAACAGAACACTATGGAAACCGGCCCCGTCCGCCTGA
- a CDS encoding sugar-binding transcriptional regulator, with translation MAKQDEQRLLVKIATLYYLEGRKQSDIAQLLSLSQSFISRAITRCQKEGVVKISVVQPSNIFLNLEKGIEDRYGLKQAIVVDTEDDATDHSIKRAIGSAAAHYLETRLRPKDLVGVSSWSSTIRAMVDEVHTQNLKAGGVIQLLGGVGPNGNVQATILTQTLAQHLNCEAWLLPSQSIEGSVEEKNRLIASKDVAEVISRFDNVDIAIVGVGILEPSQLLKTSGNYYHEDMLQVLADRGAVGDICLHYYDKNGQPVLQDDEDPVIGMALDKVKKCPNVVALAGGTDKVAAIKGALNGGYIDVLITDYPTARMLVTA, from the coding sequence ATGGCTAAGCAGGACGAACAACGGCTATTGGTTAAAATCGCCACCCTTTACTATCTTGAAGGACGCAAGCAGTCCGATATTGCTCAACTTCTCTCGCTTTCTCAGTCGTTTATCTCCCGAGCCATCACCCGCTGTCAGAAAGAAGGGGTGGTAAAAATCAGCGTCGTACAACCCTCAAATATCTTTCTGAATCTTGAGAAAGGAATCGAAGATCGTTACGGACTCAAGCAGGCAATCGTGGTGGATACCGAAGACGATGCCACCGATCACAGTATCAAACGCGCCATTGGTTCCGCCGCTGCCCATTATCTTGAAACCCGTCTGCGACCTAAAGATTTGGTGGGCGTCTCCTCGTGGAGTTCAACCATCCGGGCAATGGTTGACGAAGTGCATACTCAGAACCTGAAAGCCGGTGGCGTTATCCAGCTACTCGGCGGCGTCGGGCCAAACGGCAATGTGCAGGCCACCATTTTAACCCAGACGCTGGCGCAACATCTTAACTGCGAGGCCTGGCTGCTCCCTTCGCAAAGCATTGAGGGATCGGTTGAGGAGAAAAATCGTCTTATCGCCAGCAAGGATGTCGCCGAGGTGATCTCGCGTTTCGATAATGTCGATATCGCCATCGTGGGGGTGGGGATTCTGGAGCCGTCCCAGTTGCTTAAGACGTCAGGAAACTACTACCACGAAGATATGTTACAGGTACTGGCCGATCGCGGTGCCGTCGGAGATATCTGCCTGCACTACTACGACAAAAACGGTCAGCCGGTCTTACAGGATGATGAAGATCCGGTCATTGGCATGGCGCTCGATAAAGTCAAAAAATGCCCCAACGTCGTGGCGCTGGCGGGAGGAACTGACAAAGTTGCCGCCATCAAAGGGGCGTTGAACGGGGGCTATATCGACGTATTGATCACCGATTATCCTACCGCACGGATGTTGGTAACAGCCTGA
- a CDS encoding transketolase: MNPWHYDIQTLERTARAVRRHIVKLNAYSPAGGHTGADLSQVELLTALYFRILNVAPDRIDDEERDIYIQSKGHAVGCYYCVLAEAGFFPIDWLSTYQHANSHLPGHPVRQKTPGIELNTGALGHGLPVAVGLALAAKKSNSARRIFLITGDGELAEGSNWEAALAAAHYGLDNLVIINDKNNLQLAGPTREIMNTDPLADKWRAFGMQVTECQGNDMASVVSTLEGLTQEGKPNVVIANTTKGAGISFIQGRPEWHHRVPKGEEIELALEELKDE, from the coding sequence ATGAATCCCTGGCACTATGATATTCAGACTCTTGAACGCACAGCGCGAGCGGTGCGCCGTCACATCGTCAAGTTAAACGCATACAGCCCGGCAGGAGGGCATACCGGTGCAGACCTGTCTCAGGTTGAACTGCTCACTGCACTCTATTTCCGAATTTTGAATGTCGCCCCGGATCGCATCGACGATGAGGAGCGTGACATCTACATTCAGTCCAAAGGCCACGCGGTAGGCTGCTACTACTGTGTGCTGGCGGAGGCTGGTTTTTTCCCTATTGACTGGCTGAGCACATATCAGCACGCCAATTCTCATCTTCCGGGCCACCCGGTGCGCCAGAAAACGCCAGGTATTGAACTGAACACCGGCGCGCTGGGCCACGGTTTGCCTGTTGCGGTGGGACTGGCGCTGGCCGCAAAGAAAAGCAACAGTGCTCGCCGCATCTTTTTAATTACCGGCGATGGCGAACTGGCGGAAGGCAGCAACTGGGAAGCCGCGCTCGCGGCGGCGCATTATGGACTGGACAACCTGGTGATCATTAATGACAAGAATAATCTCCAGTTGGCCGGACCCACGCGTGAAATCATGAACACCGATCCGCTTGCGGATAAATGGCGCGCCTTCGGCATGCAGGTCACCGAATGCCAGGGAAATGACATGGCGTCGGTCGTCAGTACGCTGGAAGGCCTGACGCAGGAAGGGAAGCCTAACGTCGTGATTGCCAATACCACAAAAGGCGCAGGTATCTCGTTTATCCAGGGGCGTCCTGAGTGGCACCACCGGGTGCCGAAAGGTGAAGAGATTGAACTGGCTCTGGAGGAGTTGAAAGATGAGTAA
- a CDS encoding sugar ABC transporter ATP-binding protein translates to MQQQDIVAPQPAESEVIIETHSLSRVYPGVVALDNVNYRVYRNKVNVLIGENGAGKSTMMKMLAGVESPSSGQIFLDGTPVSMNSTHQAEKLGISIIFQELNLFPNMNVMDNIFMANEFFQKGKINEKYQYALAQTLLKRLELDVDPYTPLEELGIGHQQLVEIARALSKDTRVLIMDEPTSALSQSEVKILFNVIEQLKRRGVTIIYISHRLEELMEIGDYITIFRDGRFISERPVSDASIPWIIEQMVGDKKKHFDYQPAPQGDTVLAVQGLTALHSSGGYKLNDVSFSLNKGEVIGIYGLLGAGRTELFKGLVGLMPCQSGIVQLNGECIDKAHFQARLKKGLALVPEDRQGEGVVQMMSIQSNMTLSGLSLQGFRRAWKWLNPQKEQDSVKEMIQQLAIKVSDPELPITSLSGGNQQKVVLGKALMTQPQVVFLDEPTRGIDVGAKTDVYHLIGKMAQQGLAVMFSSSELDEVMALADRILVMADGRITADVPRHAVTREKLIAASTPQD, encoded by the coding sequence ATGCAACAGCAAGATATCGTCGCTCCCCAACCCGCCGAATCGGAAGTGATTATCGAAACCCATAGCCTGTCTCGTGTTTATCCTGGCGTGGTGGCATTAGATAATGTCAATTATCGGGTATATCGGAATAAAGTGAATGTTCTGATCGGAGAAAATGGTGCGGGTAAATCCACCATGATGAAAATGCTTGCTGGCGTCGAAAGCCCCTCCTCCGGTCAAATTTTTCTGGATGGTACCCCTGTTTCGATGAATTCGACACATCAGGCCGAAAAATTGGGTATCAGTATTATTTTTCAGGAGTTGAATTTATTCCCGAATATGAATGTCATGGACAATATTTTCATGGCTAACGAGTTTTTTCAGAAAGGGAAAATTAATGAAAAATATCAGTATGCGCTGGCGCAAACCCTGCTCAAGCGACTGGAACTGGATGTTGATCCGTATACACCCTTAGAAGAACTGGGGATCGGCCACCAGCAACTGGTCGAGATTGCCCGCGCGCTCTCGAAAGATACGCGCGTCTTAATCATGGATGAACCAACCTCTGCGCTAAGCCAGTCTGAAGTCAAAATCCTGTTCAACGTCATTGAACAACTCAAGCGGCGCGGCGTCACCATTATCTATATTTCCCATCGGCTGGAAGAGCTCATGGAAATTGGTGACTACATCACCATTTTCCGTGACGGTCGCTTTATTAGTGAGCGTCCGGTCAGCGATGCCAGCATTCCGTGGATCATCGAACAGATGGTGGGCGATAAGAAAAAACATTTCGATTATCAACCGGCTCCGCAAGGCGACACGGTTCTCGCGGTGCAGGGACTGACAGCGCTCCATTCCAGCGGCGGCTATAAGCTCAATGACGTGTCATTTAGCCTGAATAAAGGCGAAGTCATTGGGATCTACGGTCTGCTGGGCGCGGGACGCACCGAGCTGTTCAAAGGGTTGGTGGGCCTGATGCCCTGCCAGAGCGGCATCGTTCAACTCAACGGCGAATGCATCGATAAAGCCCATTTTCAGGCACGGCTTAAAAAAGGGCTGGCACTGGTGCCGGAAGACAGACAGGGCGAAGGCGTCGTTCAGATGATGTCGATTCAGTCCAATATGACGCTTTCTGGCCTCAGCTTGCAGGGTTTTCGCCGGGCCTGGAAATGGCTGAATCCGCAAAAAGAGCAGGACAGCGTGAAGGAGATGATTCAGCAACTTGCCATCAAAGTGAGCGATCCCGAACTGCCCATCACCTCACTCAGCGGTGGAAACCAGCAAAAAGTGGTGCTGGGCAAAGCGTTAATGACGCAACCGCAGGTGGTGTTCCTCGATGAACCTACCCGCGGCATCGACGTGGGGGCGAAAACTGATGTGTACCACCTTATCGGCAAAATGGCACAACAAGGGCTGGCAGTGATGTTCTCTTCATCAGAGCTGGACGAAGTGATGGCGCTGGCGGACCGCATTCTGGTGATGGCTGATGGCCGGATCACCGCTGATGTCCCCCGTCATGCAGTCACCCGCGAGAAGTTGATCGCGGCTTCTACACCGCAAGATTAA
- the entD gene encoding enterobactin synthase subunit EntD, with product MKTTHSLLTLSHHSLHCVTFEPDTFHEHDLLWLPHHAQLAHAGRKRKAEHLAGRIAAVHALRELGHKNVPGMGEQRQPLWPQGLFGSISHCATTALAVVSHQPVGVDREEIFTPQTAAEVATSIVSQTEKTRLAESGLPFEQALTLAFSAKESAFKATQGLSQAGCGFMHYHILDVQHDQMRLRAYDQTWRVRWLTSASHVITIATH from the coding sequence ATGAAGACAACTCACTCCCTTCTCACTCTGTCTCACCACTCGTTACATTGTGTGACCTTCGAACCGGACACCTTCCACGAGCACGATCTGCTGTGGCTTCCCCATCATGCGCAACTGGCACATGCCGGGCGTAAGCGTAAAGCCGAACATCTGGCCGGTCGTATTGCCGCCGTTCATGCGCTACGCGAATTGGGGCATAAAAATGTGCCGGGAATGGGCGAACAACGACAACCGTTATGGCCACAAGGTTTGTTTGGCAGCATCAGCCACTGTGCGACCACCGCACTGGCTGTGGTTTCCCACCAGCCCGTGGGGGTTGATAGAGAGGAAATATTTACGCCGCAGACAGCGGCAGAAGTGGCAACCAGTATCGTCTCACAGACAGAAAAAACACGGCTAGCAGAGAGCGGATTACCTTTTGAACAGGCGCTCACGCTGGCGTTTTCCGCCAAAGAGAGCGCCTTTAAGGCAACCCAGGGGCTATCGCAGGCAGGCTGCGGATTCATGCACTATCACATTCTGGACGTTCAACATGACCAGATGAGGTTACGGGCGTACGACCAGACCTGGCGTGTGCGGTGGCTCACTTCCGCCAGCCATGTTATTACCATTGCAACACATTAA
- a CDS encoding transketolase family protein — MSNAEHLANVMVQAFIDAVENGVDLVPVVADSTSTAKIGPFIKQFPDRLVNVGIAEQSMVGTAAGLALGGKVAVTCNAAPFLISRANEQIKVDVCYNNTNVKLFGLNAGASYGPLASTHHAIDDIAIMRGFGNIQIFAPSSPRECRQIIDYAIGYQGPVYIRMDGKALPELHDENYRFVPGAVVTLREGDSLALVATGSTVHEIVDAAALLADSGIQATVVSVPSIRPCDTKALLAAVKGCKAVITVEEHNINGGLGSLVAEVLAEAGTGAVLKRLGIPDGEYAAAADRGWMRQHHGFDAQSIVAQAREML, encoded by the coding sequence ATGAGTAATGCAGAACACCTCGCGAACGTCATGGTTCAGGCGTTTATCGATGCGGTAGAAAATGGCGTTGATCTGGTGCCGGTCGTGGCTGACTCAACCTCCACCGCGAAAATTGGCCCCTTCATCAAGCAGTTCCCGGACAGACTGGTCAACGTGGGGATTGCTGAACAAAGTATGGTTGGGACGGCGGCAGGGCTTGCGCTCGGCGGCAAGGTTGCGGTCACCTGTAATGCGGCGCCATTCCTGATTTCCCGCGCCAATGAGCAAATCAAAGTTGACGTTTGCTACAACAATACCAACGTGAAGCTGTTTGGTCTGAATGCAGGGGCCAGCTATGGTCCGCTGGCGAGCACGCATCACGCGATCGACGATATCGCCATTATGCGTGGATTTGGCAATATCCAGATTTTCGCCCCCTCTTCACCGCGAGAGTGTCGACAGATAATCGACTATGCCATTGGCTATCAGGGGCCGGTGTATATTCGCATGGACGGAAAGGCGCTTCCGGAACTGCATGATGAGAACTATCGCTTTGTGCCGGGTGCCGTGGTGACCTTACGTGAAGGCGATTCGCTGGCGCTGGTGGCGACAGGCTCTACGGTCCATGAAATTGTCGATGCGGCCGCGTTGCTTGCCGATTCCGGTATTCAGGCGACGGTGGTGAGTGTACCGTCCATTCGTCCGTGTGATACCAAAGCCTTGTTAGCGGCAGTGAAAGGCTGTAAAGCGGTGATCACCGTTGAAGAACATAATATCAACGGTGGACTGGGAAGCCTGGTGGCGGAAGTTCTGGCCGAAGCAGGGACTGGCGCGGTTCTGAAGCGCTTAGGGATCCCGGATGGTGAATACGCGGCGGCAGCTGATCGCGGCTGGATGCGCCAGCACCACGGTTTTGATGCGCAGTCGATTGTGGCTCAGGCGCGGGAAATGCTTTGA
- a CDS encoding D-ribose ABC transporter substrate-binding protein, with translation MKLRLTLLTAATLTALSFTAHAAEKGTIMIMVNSLDNPYYASEAKGASEKAQELGYKTTILSHSEDVKKQNELIDTAIGKKVQGIVLDNADSTASVAAIEKAKKAGIPVILINREIPVDDVALVQITHNNFQAGSEVANVFVEKMGEKGKYAELTCNLADNNCVTRSKSFHQVIDQFPDMVSVARQDAKGTLIDGKRIMDSILQAHPDVKGVICGNGPVALGAIAALKAANRDDVVVVGIDGSNDERDAVKAGTLQATVMLQAQAIAAQGVTDLDNYLQKGVKPEKQRVMFRGILITKDNADKVQDFNIKS, from the coding sequence ATGAAATTACGTTTAACGCTGTTAACCGCTGCAACCCTGACCGCTTTGTCTTTTACTGCCCATGCTGCAGAGAAAGGGACAATTATGATTATGGTGAACTCACTGGATAATCCGTATTACGCGTCGGAAGCCAAAGGCGCCAGTGAAAAAGCTCAGGAGTTAGGCTACAAAACCACAATTCTGTCGCACAGCGAAGATGTAAAAAAACAGAATGAATTGATTGATACCGCTATCGGCAAAAAAGTTCAGGGCATCGTTCTGGATAATGCGGATTCAACGGCCAGCGTTGCAGCCATTGAAAAAGCGAAAAAAGCCGGGATTCCCGTCATATTAATCAACCGCGAAATTCCCGTTGATGATGTGGCATTAGTACAAATTACCCATAATAACTTCCAGGCAGGTTCTGAAGTTGCCAACGTCTTCGTTGAGAAGATGGGAGAAAAAGGGAAATACGCCGAGCTGACCTGTAACCTCGCCGATAATAACTGTGTTACCCGTTCAAAATCTTTCCACCAGGTTATTGACCAGTTCCCGGATATGGTCAGCGTCGCCAGACAGGATGCCAAAGGAACACTTATCGACGGTAAGCGAATCATGGACAGCATTCTGCAAGCTCACCCGGATGTGAAAGGCGTCATCTGCGGTAACGGTCCTGTTGCACTGGGCGCAATCGCCGCATTGAAAGCCGCAAACCGCGATGACGTTGTGGTCGTCGGCATTGACGGCAGCAACGATGAACGCGATGCGGTGAAAGCCGGGACATTGCAGGCCACCGTCATGCTGCAGGCTCAGGCTATCGCTGCACAGGGCGTGACCGATCTGGATAACTACCTGCAAAAAGGGGTGAAACCAGAGAAACAGCGCGTCATGTTCCGCGGCATTCTCATCACCAAAGATAACGCAGATAAAGTACAGGATTTCAATATCAAGTCCTGA
- a CDS encoding DUF2291 family protein produces the protein MSKNAWLALVVLTVGGCRIVSQQELADLKSPPNPHMSNIDQTWQNKIVPQIVGQARPVADLMTALQAEKDFDSACKKLGYRAQEENPCIFFVKVEGIIGTIDTASRSGKMTVADKSGSNIIVQIGPTLRGTQLRDAYKGATYGDFNDQVLFGEYGRAINVQAIKMIQAAQLKTGESTQVYGVFSAWDIPQTIPDITPAKIEPAGGQ, from the coding sequence ATGTCTAAAAATGCCTGGCTGGCGCTGGTCGTGTTGACCGTGGGTGGATGCCGCATCGTTTCGCAGCAGGAACTTGCGGATCTCAAATCTCCGCCTAATCCCCATATGTCCAATATAGACCAAACGTGGCAAAACAAAATTGTGCCGCAAATTGTTGGGCAGGCTCGTCCGGTGGCCGATTTAATGACGGCTTTGCAGGCCGAGAAAGATTTCGATAGTGCCTGTAAAAAACTGGGCTATCGCGCTCAGGAAGAGAACCCCTGCATCTTTTTCGTCAAAGTCGAAGGCATAATTGGCACGATTGATACCGCCTCCCGCAGCGGAAAAATGACCGTCGCCGATAAAAGTGGTAGCAATATTATTGTTCAGATTGGTCCAACGCTACGCGGCACACAATTACGCGACGCTTATAAAGGTGCGACTTACGGTGATTTTAACGACCAGGTGTTATTTGGCGAGTATGGTCGCGCCATTAACGTCCAGGCGATAAAAATGATTCAGGCTGCCCAACTTAAAACCGGTGAATCCACACAAGTGTATGGCGTATTTTCCGCATGGGATATTCCTCAGACGATCCCTGATATTACGCCCGCCAAAATTGAACCCGCAGGAGGACAATAA